The following proteins come from a genomic window of Shewanella halifaxensis HAW-EB4:
- a CDS encoding Nif3-like dinuclear metal center hexameric protein — translation MTRTELSQYLASFLQISNFKDYAPNGLQVEGKAEINTIVTGVTACQALIDAAIALNADAILVHHGFFWKSEPEVIVGMKQKRIKALLINDINLFGYHLPLDAHPAVGNNAQLASVLGLVEPEVIENVAQGLMWQGKLTTPITASDFNQQISNKLSRQCQHLGDSDAMVSTVAWCTGGAQDYIDIAANMGFDAFISGEVSERTYHCAVEQGIQYYAAGHHATELYGIQALGEHLAEQFGIKHHFVDIVNPI, via the coding sequence ATGACTCGAACCGAATTAAGCCAATACTTGGCAAGCTTTTTACAAATTTCAAATTTTAAAGATTATGCGCCAAACGGTTTGCAGGTCGAAGGCAAGGCTGAGATCAACACGATTGTGACAGGTGTAACGGCTTGCCAAGCATTGATTGATGCAGCAATAGCGCTGAACGCAGACGCAATTTTGGTTCATCATGGATTCTTTTGGAAAAGTGAACCAGAAGTGATTGTTGGTATGAAACAAAAGCGGATCAAAGCACTGTTGATTAATGACATTAATTTGTTTGGCTATCACTTGCCGTTAGATGCTCATCCTGCGGTTGGTAATAATGCCCAGTTGGCAAGCGTGTTAGGGCTTGTTGAGCCGGAAGTGATTGAAAACGTCGCACAAGGTTTAATGTGGCAAGGAAAGCTTACGACTCCCATAACTGCGAGTGATTTTAACCAGCAGATCTCTAATAAGCTGAGCCGTCAATGTCAGCATCTAGGCGATAGTGATGCCATGGTTAGCACGGTCGCTTGGTGTACTGGTGGCGCGCAGGATTATATTGATATCGCAGCAAATATGGGATTTGACGCGTTTATTAGCGGAGAGGTATCTGAGCGAACTTATCACTGCGCTGTAGAGCAGGGGATCCAGTATTATGCAGCAGGCCATCATGCGACAGAATTATACGGTATTCAGGCGTTAGGTGAACACCTCGCCGAGCAGTTTGGTATTAAGCATCATTTCGTCGATATTGTTAATCCTATCTAA
- the apbC gene encoding iron-sulfur cluster carrier protein ApbC, which yields MSSTHPNYHLDDALLSQVLAILDTFQDTYLNKSLLSAGMVTKLAIEGKRLQLGLCYSYPCQTLYRDTVMAVTKALAVLDAIEEVECEIDFQPETVSAISAVEPLPNIKQVIAVASGKGGVGKSTTAVNLALALAAEGASVGILDADIYGPSIPMMLGVEDFKPVSPDGKIMTFAPAHGIAAQSIGFMLDGDQAAVWRGPMAAGALVQLLTETEWPELDYLVIDMPPGTGDIQLTLSQKVPVSGAVIVTTPQDIALADAKKGVNMFQKVNIPVLGIVENMSFHLCPECGHKDHPFGAEGGQKMATRYNVPLLGQLPLQLNIREDVDKGTPTVVADESSQVAGIYREIARKVGAQLALCQAQPKVSISMSDDE from the coding sequence TTGTCTTCAACTCATCCAAATTATCATCTTGATGATGCTCTTCTCAGCCAGGTGTTGGCGATTCTTGATACGTTCCAAGACACGTATTTGAACAAGAGTCTGCTAAGTGCAGGTATGGTCACTAAGCTTGCAATTGAAGGTAAGCGACTACAGTTAGGCTTGTGTTACTCGTATCCTTGTCAGACGCTGTACCGTGACACTGTGATGGCTGTGACTAAAGCGTTAGCAGTATTGGATGCGATTGAAGAAGTTGAATGTGAAATAGACTTCCAGCCAGAGACCGTTTCTGCGATTAGCGCGGTTGAGCCTCTGCCAAACATTAAGCAAGTGATTGCCGTTGCATCAGGTAAAGGTGGTGTGGGTAAATCGACAACTGCCGTTAACTTAGCTTTGGCATTAGCAGCAGAAGGCGCAAGTGTTGGTATCTTAGATGCCGATATCTACGGCCCATCGATTCCAATGATGCTTGGGGTTGAAGACTTCAAGCCTGTCTCACCTGATGGCAAGATCATGACATTTGCACCTGCTCATGGCATTGCTGCACAGTCAATCGGTTTTATGCTTGATGGCGACCAAGCTGCCGTGTGGCGCGGCCCTATGGCAGCGGGTGCATTGGTACAGTTACTCACAGAAACTGAGTGGCCAGAGCTGGATTACTTAGTCATTGATATGCCACCAGGAACCGGTGATATTCAGTTAACCTTGTCACAAAAAGTACCTGTAAGTGGCGCCGTGATTGTGACGACACCACAGGATATCGCCTTGGCTGACGCTAAAAAAGGCGTGAATATGTTCCAGAAAGTGAACATTCCTGTATTAGGTATTGTTGAAAACATGAGCTTCCACCTTTGCCCTGAGTGTGGTCATAAAGATCATCCATTTGGTGCAGAAGGCGGTCAAAAAATGGCGACGCGCTACAATGTGCCGCTATTAGGTCAGTTACCATTGCAACTGAATATACGTGAGGATGTGGATAAAGGCACACCTACAGTTGTGGCTGATGAATCGAGTCAAGTTGCTGGTATTTATCGTGAAATCGCAAGAAAGGTTGGGGCTCAGCTTGCGTTATGTCAAGCACAGCCTAAAGTATCAATTAGCATGTCTGATGACGAATAA
- a CDS encoding acetolactate synthase 3 large subunit: MEKLSGASMVVRSLIDEGVKHIFGYPGGSVLDIYDALHEKSNIEHILVRHEQAAVHMADGYARATGEVGVVLVTSGPGATNTITGIATAYMDSIPLVVISGQVPSHLIGNDAFQECDMIGISRPVVKHSFLVTDPRDIPAIIKKAFYIASSGRPGPVVVDVPKDCMNPAILHDYQYPEDISMRSYNPTTSGHKGQIRRGLQALLNAKKPVLYVGGGAVISGCDAQILALSEKLGIPVVSTLMGLGAFPGTHKNSVGMLGMHGCYEANMTMHNSDLIFGIGVRFDDRTTNNVEKYCPNAKILHIDIDPSSISKTIRVDIPIVGSAEKILDDMLAQIDANDYAITDPAANDEWWSDIATWRARNSLAYSTNDQKIKPQQVIEALHKLTNGDAYVASDVGQHQMFAALYYPFNKPRRWINSGGLGTMGFGLPAALGVKLAKPDETVICVTGDGSIQMNIQELSTALQYDIPVIIINLNNHFLGMVKQWQDMIYAGRHSQSYMDSVPDFAKISEAYGHVGMTISNPAELESALEKALSMKDKLVFMDIHVDETEHVHPMQIRGGAMNEMWLSKTEKS; this comes from the coding sequence ATGGAGAAGTTATCTGGCGCCAGCATGGTCGTCCGTTCTCTTATTGATGAAGGTGTTAAACATATTTTTGGCTATCCAGGCGGTTCCGTACTGGATATCTATGATGCCCTACACGAAAAATCTAATATCGAACATATCTTAGTCCGTCACGAGCAAGCAGCCGTTCATATGGCCGATGGTTATGCCCGTGCCACAGGTGAAGTTGGTGTTGTCTTAGTGACCTCAGGCCCCGGTGCAACCAATACTATTACCGGTATTGCCACAGCCTATATGGACTCAATCCCTCTGGTGGTGATCTCAGGACAGGTTCCAAGCCACCTCATCGGGAATGATGCGTTTCAAGAGTGCGACATGATCGGTATTTCGCGCCCGGTCGTTAAGCACAGTTTCTTGGTTACCGATCCAAGAGATATTCCTGCCATCATCAAAAAAGCCTTTTATATCGCCTCTAGTGGTCGACCAGGTCCCGTTGTCGTTGATGTGCCGAAAGATTGTATGAATCCTGCCATTTTGCATGATTATCAGTACCCAGAAGATATCAGCATGCGCTCATACAACCCGACAACATCGGGTCATAAAGGTCAGATCCGCCGCGGTCTACAAGCGCTGCTAAACGCCAAGAAGCCTGTACTCTATGTCGGTGGTGGCGCGGTAATATCCGGTTGTGATGCGCAGATCCTAGCGTTGTCTGAAAAGCTTGGGATCCCTGTTGTCAGCACCTTAATGGGCTTAGGTGCCTTTCCAGGCACCCACAAAAATAGTGTCGGCATGTTAGGCATGCACGGTTGCTACGAAGCTAATATGACAATGCATAATAGCGACCTTATTTTTGGCATTGGCGTACGATTTGATGATCGTACTACCAATAATGTCGAGAAGTACTGTCCTAACGCCAAGATCTTACATATCGATATTGACCCCTCCTCTATCTCAAAGACGATTAGAGTCGATATTCCTATCGTGGGCTCAGCAGAGAAAATATTAGATGATATGTTGGCGCAGATAGATGCGAACGATTATGCCATCACAGATCCAGCAGCCAATGATGAATGGTGGAGCGATATCGCCACATGGCGAGCACGTAACAGTCTTGCCTACTCAACCAACGACCAAAAAATTAAGCCACAGCAAGTGATCGAGGCCCTGCATAAACTCACCAATGGTGACGCCTATGTCGCATCAGATGTGGGTCAACACCAGATGTTTGCCGCGCTTTATTACCCATTCAATAAGCCTCGCCGCTGGATCAACTCAGGCGGCCTTGGCACCATGGGCTTTGGTTTACCAGCAGCGCTAGGTGTCAAACTGGCTAAACCTGACGAAACGGTAATCTGTGTTACGGGTGACGGCTCGATTCAGATGAATATTCAAGAGCTGTCTACCGCGTTGCAATACGATATTCCAGTGATTATTATCAACTTAAACAATCACTTCTTGGGCATGGTTAAACAGTGGCAAGATATGATTTATGCAGGTCGTCACTCCCAATCTTATATGGATTCAGTGCCTGATTTTGCTAAAATTTCTGAGGCTTATGGCCATGTAGGCATGACCATTAGCAATCCTGCCGAACTAGAATCCGCTCTTGAAAAAGCACTAAGCATGAAAGACAAACTGGTGTTTATGGATATCCACGTCGATGAAACCGAGCATGTTCACCCGATGCAGATCCGTGGTGGGGCAATGAACGAGATGTGGCTAAGCAAAACGGAGAAGAGTTAA
- a CDS encoding Hsp20 family protein: MRNYDLTPLYRSAIGFDRLAQLAEHAASNKGNSGYPPYNIELINEHRYRITMAVAGFTMQELDITSEGDKLLVKGTKADTTDEREYLYQGIAERGFERTFQLADYVTVIGADLENGLLNIDLKREIPEAMKPRKIEIGSTRLLDAE; encoded by the coding sequence ATGAGAAACTACGATTTAACACCACTATACCGCAGCGCGATTGGATTTGACCGTTTGGCACAACTTGCCGAGCACGCGGCGTCGAATAAAGGTAATTCTGGTTACCCACCGTATAATATCGAATTGATTAATGAGCACCGCTACCGTATCACCATGGCTGTAGCAGGTTTTACCATGCAAGAGCTCGATATCACGAGTGAAGGCGATAAGCTGTTAGTCAAAGGCACTAAAGCTGATACAACAGATGAGCGTGAATACCTTTACCAAGGCATAGCAGAGCGCGGATTTGAGCGCACATTCCAATTGGCTGACTATGTGACAGTGATAGGTGCAGACTTAGAAAATGGTCTACTCAATATTGACCTTAAGCGCGAAATCCCTGAAGCGATGAAGCCAAGAAAAATTGAGATTGGCAGCACAAGATTGCTCGACGCCGAGTAA
- a CDS encoding alpha/beta hydrolase, whose protein sequence is MSDSKLERITIEPTQEAKACVIWLHGLGDSGAGFAPVVPALGLGSEHGIRFIFPHAPEQAVTINGGYIMRAWYDIKSMDLHERADKQGVEQSEQQIIALIEEQIALGIPTENIVLAGFSQGGVMSLHTGLRLPHKLAGIMALSCYLPSGDSLPKGLSNVNRDTSIIQHHGVEDDVVPVYAGEMAFKLLQGEGFNTQWKTYNMAHNVLPEQLQDISLWLQSVLPYGK, encoded by the coding sequence ATGTCTGACTCCAAGCTTGAGCGTATTACGATAGAACCAACCCAAGAGGCAAAAGCCTGCGTTATCTGGCTTCATGGCCTAGGAGACTCTGGTGCAGGTTTTGCTCCTGTTGTACCAGCATTAGGCTTAGGTAGTGAGCATGGGATCCGCTTTATATTCCCTCATGCGCCAGAGCAAGCCGTCACCATTAACGGTGGCTATATTATGCGTGCTTGGTATGACATTAAGAGTATGGATCTACATGAGCGAGCGGATAAGCAAGGTGTCGAGCAGAGTGAGCAACAGATCATCGCTTTGATTGAAGAACAAATAGCGCTCGGGATCCCAACTGAAAACATTGTGTTAGCCGGCTTTAGTCAAGGCGGGGTGATGAGCCTGCACACAGGCCTTCGGTTACCGCATAAGCTGGCTGGGATAATGGCGCTTTCTTGCTACCTTCCAAGTGGTGACTCCCTCCCCAAAGGACTTTCAAATGTAAATCGTGACACGTCAATCATACAGCACCACGGTGTTGAAGATGATGTAGTTCCAGTATATGCAGGTGAAATGGCCTTTAAACTACTGCAAGGCGAGGGGTTTAATACCCAATGGAAAACTTACAACATGGCCCACAACGTTTTGCCCGAGCAGCTACAAGATATTTCGCTTTGGCTGCAATCAGTGCTGCCATACGGTAAGTAA
- a CDS encoding DUF5335 family protein: MQQTKQLHQADWSDHFVSFSNGNKGRLITIEMVGVAIGDQPLADASPLLAIDYDPVTKGNKLTISTGVNAIDYSHSINEPNEIWQQQDDNGKVISLEIKNQANTSTIIAFKS; the protein is encoded by the coding sequence ATGCAACAAACTAAACAATTGCACCAAGCAGATTGGTCTGATCATTTTGTTTCTTTCAGCAATGGCAACAAAGGCCGTTTGATAACGATAGAAATGGTCGGAGTGGCCATTGGTGATCAACCTCTCGCCGATGCTTCGCCTCTGTTAGCTATTGATTATGATCCTGTAACTAAGGGAAACAAGCTCACGATTAGCACGGGTGTTAATGCTATCGATTACAGCCACAGCATCAATGAGCCAAATGAAATTTGGCAGCAACAGGATGATAATGGAAAAGTAATTTCATTAGAAATTAAAAACCAGGCGAATACGAGCACAATAATTGCTTTTAAATCTTAG
- the ushA gene encoding bifunctional UDP-sugar hydrolase/5'-nucleotidase UshA → MNKILLKGLVATAVVSALTACGSDNNDDHKYISQACADAGDACTIFTVIHTNDNHGRFWANKDGEYGMAARKTAIDTIRDEVEREGGESILLSGGDINTGVPESDMQDAVPDFIGMGMLGYDAMAVGNHEFDNPLSVLDMQANIAKFPMLAANIYKKDSEGKPTAERYFEPYRVFEINGLKVAVIGFTTVDTPKVVSPDNVESLHFTDPQVEIEKVLTEIETNETVDMVFALTHMGHYANGEHGTEAPGDVKLAESVAKGKLQAIIGGHSQNPVCMEGDGYADFKPGDECKPDQKNGTYIMQAHEWGKYVGRADFEYINGELTLASYKLIPINLKEENENEELVFITEEIEQDQLVIDALQHYQDIGQELLDVDISSTDGKLEGDRGVVRAEQTNLGQLLTRAYADWVTANFAATVDFGVMNSGGIRDSIAEGTISYRDVLTVQPFANDVAFVTMSGTEVQDYLANVAVKTGGGMPQLYPMEMNVACDALEINPEATSADIVDIASLGGRDFNPNDNYTFSLINFSAKGGDDYPVVTAHANYIDTQRSDASVLREYFEKNPSIKVAEYAPANGGHPKFFRGGSEVKSCAKAAD, encoded by the coding sequence ATGAATAAGATTTTACTTAAAGGGCTAGTCGCAACAGCTGTTGTATCTGCGTTAACAGCTTGTGGCAGTGATAATAACGATGACCATAAGTATATCTCGCAAGCTTGTGCTGATGCGGGTGACGCTTGTACGATTTTTACTGTAATCCACACCAATGATAACCATGGCCGTTTCTGGGCAAATAAAGATGGCGAATATGGTATGGCGGCGCGTAAAACAGCTATCGACACTATTCGTGATGAAGTAGAGCGCGAAGGTGGCGAGTCTATTTTACTTTCTGGTGGTGACATTAATACGGGTGTACCAGAGTCTGATATGCAAGATGCAGTACCAGACTTTATCGGTATGGGGATGTTAGGTTATGACGCAATGGCTGTTGGTAACCACGAATTTGATAACCCTCTATCAGTATTAGATATGCAAGCTAATATTGCTAAATTTCCAATGCTAGCTGCAAACATTTACAAAAAAGATAGCGAAGGAAAACCTACAGCGGAGCGTTACTTTGAACCTTACCGTGTTTTTGAAATCAACGGGTTAAAGGTTGCTGTCATAGGTTTCACTACTGTTGATACACCAAAAGTTGTCAGCCCAGACAATGTAGAAAGCCTGCATTTCACCGATCCTCAGGTTGAGATTGAAAAAGTACTAACTGAAATCGAAACAAACGAAACCGTAGATATGGTGTTCGCGCTAACGCACATGGGTCATTATGCAAATGGTGAGCACGGTACTGAAGCTCCAGGCGATGTAAAGTTAGCTGAATCGGTTGCCAAAGGTAAGTTACAAGCCATTATTGGTGGTCACTCACAAAACCCAGTTTGTATGGAAGGTGATGGCTACGCAGATTTTAAACCTGGTGATGAATGCAAGCCTGATCAGAAAAATGGTACTTATATCATGCAAGCTCACGAATGGGGCAAGTATGTTGGCCGCGCTGATTTTGAATATATCAATGGCGAATTGACATTAGCTAGCTATAAGCTGATCCCTATCAACTTAAAAGAAGAAAATGAAAACGAAGAACTTGTTTTCATTACTGAAGAGATTGAACAAGATCAGTTGGTAATTGATGCGCTGCAGCATTATCAAGATATTGGTCAAGAGCTACTTGATGTGGATATTTCAAGTACAGATGGCAAGCTTGAAGGTGACCGCGGTGTTGTTCGTGCTGAACAAACTAACCTAGGTCAACTATTAACTCGCGCTTACGCTGATTGGGTTACTGCTAACTTCGCTGCGACTGTAGACTTTGGTGTGATGAACTCTGGTGGTATCCGAGATTCTATCGCTGAAGGTACAATTTCATACCGTGACGTTCTTACTGTACAACCATTTGCCAATGATGTTGCATTTGTGACTATGTCTGGTACCGAAGTACAAGATTACCTAGCGAATGTAGCGGTAAAGACTGGTGGTGGTATGCCTCAGCTTTATCCAATGGAAATGAACGTGGCTTGTGATGCTCTTGAAATTAATCCAGAGGCAACTTCTGCTGACATCGTAGATATAGCATCTCTAGGTGGCCGAGATTTCAATCCTAACGATAATTACACTTTCTCATTGATTAATTTCAGTGCTAAAGGTGGTGATGACTACCCAGTAGTGACAGCTCATGCAAACTACATTGATACGCAACGTAGCGATGCATCAGTACTTCGTGAATACTTCGAGAAGAACCCAAGCATTAAGGTAGCTGAATACGCGCCTGCTAATGGTGGTCACCCTAAATTCTTCCGTGGTGGCTCAGAAGTTAAGAGCTGTGCTAAAGCTGCTGATTAA
- the ilvN gene encoding acetolactate synthase small subunit, which produces MRRIICVLLENQSGALSRVVGLFSQRGYNIETLTVAPTEDKTLSRLTVTVNADEYVLEQIEKQLHKLIDVLKVSNITESAHVERELALIKVKAHGDNREEVKRLADIFRGQIVDVTQSLYTVQLIGTSEKLDACIAALAESTKVVEISRSGVVGLARGEKAMKA; this is translated from the coding sequence ATGCGTCGAATTATATGTGTGTTACTTGAAAACCAATCTGGCGCGCTCTCACGGGTTGTTGGTCTATTTTCTCAGCGCGGTTATAACATTGAAACCTTAACGGTTGCGCCTACTGAAGATAAAACCCTGTCGCGCTTAACAGTCACGGTGAATGCCGATGAATATGTTTTAGAGCAGATAGAAAAGCAGCTGCATAAGCTAATTGATGTACTAAAGGTCTCTAATATTACCGAGTCTGCTCACGTGGAGCGAGAACTTGCGCTTATCAAAGTTAAGGCACACGGTGACAACCGTGAAGAGGTAAAACGCTTAGCCGATATTTTCCGTGGTCAAATTGTTGATGTCACGCAAAGCCTTTATACCGTGCAACTTATCGGAACCAGCGAAAAACTTGATGCATGTATCGCGGCATTAGCCGAGTCTACTAAGGTGGTTGAGATCTCACGTTCAGGAGTTGTCGGCCTTGCGCGCGGCGAGAAAGCGATGAAAGCCTAA
- a CDS encoding multidrug effflux MFS transporter, whose protein sequence is MNDSPNSQTTVKYPFGASLALLIPMLSAIVAITPLAIDMYLPAMATLASSFDTDITLVQQSLSLYLGGYSLGMLCFGPLADRFGRKRLVILGLTGFMLTSLSLAFVTTIENFLALRFLQAFIGAAATVVVPGYIKELYGKNTAKGMSYVSLIMMLAPLIAPSIGSLILEFGEWQLIFFILASYAFILLLLISLKLKMPSDKDNSTRSTQSFFGAYATVFTKKGVKLNIASGVLTSFAFFCYLTASPFVYMEVFGLDKSLFAVLFSTNVGALMLANVVNSRIVGRYGSKRMLKVSTFFGTISGIALLSVNLLGLSYHFSVMMLLPLMACLGVMSVNADAIVLMKFQKETGTATAVIGTLRFGFGALAGPLLALFYTGTAVPFSALMLSAVILVGLCQFLSRHEPAVLTDNT, encoded by the coding sequence TTGAACGACTCACCAAATAGCCAAACGACTGTTAAATACCCATTTGGTGCCAGCTTAGCACTGCTAATCCCTATGCTATCGGCCATCGTCGCTATCACACCACTTGCTATTGATATGTACCTGCCAGCCATGGCAACGCTAGCATCAAGCTTTGACACCGATATCACCTTAGTTCAACAATCACTCAGTCTGTATTTAGGCGGTTATTCGCTTGGCATGTTGTGCTTTGGCCCGCTTGCCGACAGGTTTGGTAGAAAAAGGTTGGTCATACTCGGTTTAACAGGCTTTATGCTGACGAGTTTGAGTCTTGCCTTTGTTACAACAATTGAAAACTTTTTGGCTTTACGTTTTTTACAAGCCTTTATAGGCGCAGCGGCCACTGTAGTCGTACCGGGGTATATCAAAGAGCTCTATGGTAAAAATACCGCTAAAGGCATGTCATATGTCAGCCTTATTATGATGCTAGCACCGCTGATTGCCCCGAGTATCGGCAGCCTTATTTTAGAGTTTGGTGAGTGGCAGTTAATCTTTTTTATATTGGCATCCTATGCCTTTATTTTATTACTGTTGATTAGTCTTAAACTTAAGATGCCTAGCGATAAAGACAACAGCACTCGAAGCACTCAATCATTTTTTGGTGCCTATGCAACCGTGTTTACAAAAAAAGGCGTCAAGCTCAATATCGCCAGCGGCGTACTCACCTCGTTTGCATTTTTCTGTTATCTCACAGCTTCGCCTTTCGTATATATGGAAGTATTTGGGCTAGATAAATCACTGTTTGCGGTTTTGTTCAGCACCAACGTTGGTGCCTTAATGCTTGCCAACGTGGTTAACAGCAGGATAGTTGGTCGCTACGGTTCTAAACGTATGCTCAAGGTGTCGACGTTTTTTGGAACTATCTCTGGTATAGCGCTACTGAGCGTCAATCTGCTTGGGCTAAGCTATCACTTTAGCGTTATGATGCTTCTGCCACTCATGGCCTGTCTAGGCGTTATGTCGGTTAATGCCGATGCTATTGTACTGATGAAATTTCAAAAAGAGACAGGCACTGCAACGGCGGTCATAGGCACGTTACGCTTTGGTTTTGGTGCATTAGCGGGCCCTTTACTGGCACTCTTTTATACAGGGACTGCTGTACCTTTCTCAGCCCTCATGTTATCTGCAGTTATTTTAGTCGGCTTATGTCAATTTCTTAGCCGCCATGAGCCCGCGGTATTAACCGATAACACCTAA
- the metG gene encoding methionine--tRNA ligase has product MANSQRKILVTSALPYANGPIHLGHMLEYIQTDIWSRFQKLRGHECHYICADDAHGTPIMLKAQQMGIAPEEMIAQVQKEHEKDFADFNIQFDNFHSTHSDENRELASQVYIKLRDAGYIKTKTISQLFDPEKSMFLPDRFVKGTCPRCKSEDQYGDNCDNCGATYSTTDLIDPRSAVSGATPVMKDSEHFFFDLPAFEGMLKEWINSGSLQQEMANKLGEWFEQGLQQWDISRDAPYFGFEIPDAPGKFFYVWLDAPIGYMGSFKNLCNKRDDLNFDEFWSKDSTAEVYHFIGKDIVYFHSLFWPAMLEGAGLRKPTSVYAHGYVTVNGAKMSKSKGTFIKARTYLDNLDPEYLRYYYAAKLSSRIDDLDLNLEDFAQRVNSDLVGKLVNLASRTAGFISKRFGGKLAKIADTSLTTSFLAKQEIIANFYETREYGKAMREIMALADIANAYVADSAPWQLIKEEDKQEEAHQVCSNALNLFRILVTYLKPVLPKLAQDVEAFLQMELTWDNLDIDLAGHEIAKFKALMQRVEMKSIEAIIEASKENLQVTAEPEVKKEVKTPLEQDPILDEISFDDFAKIDLRIARIAKAEHVKEANKLLRLELDLGGETKQVFAGIKSAYAPEDLEGKLTVMVANLAPRQMRFGVSEGMVLAAGPGGKDLWIMEPHEGAQPGMKVK; this is encoded by the coding sequence ATGGCAAATTCACAACGTAAAATCCTCGTCACTAGTGCACTTCCGTATGCTAACGGTCCAATCCATTTGGGTCACATGCTTGAGTATATTCAAACCGATATTTGGTCACGTTTCCAAAAGCTACGTGGGCACGAATGTCACTATATCTGCGCAGACGATGCTCACGGCACGCCAATCATGCTAAAAGCACAGCAGATGGGTATTGCGCCAGAAGAGATGATTGCTCAAGTTCAAAAAGAGCATGAAAAGGATTTTGCTGACTTCAATATTCAATTTGACAACTTCCATAGCACTCACAGTGATGAAAACCGAGAGTTAGCGAGCCAAGTTTATATCAAGTTACGCGACGCCGGTTATATCAAAACCAAAACGATTTCTCAGCTGTTTGACCCTGAAAAGTCAATGTTCCTGCCTGACCGTTTTGTAAAAGGCACCTGCCCTCGCTGTAAGTCTGAAGATCAGTATGGCGATAACTGTGATAATTGCGGTGCGACATACAGCACTACCGATTTGATTGATCCAAGATCAGCCGTTTCAGGTGCAACGCCAGTGATGAAAGACTCTGAGCATTTCTTCTTCGACCTGCCTGCATTTGAAGGTATGTTAAAAGAGTGGATCAATTCAGGTTCACTGCAACAAGAGATGGCGAACAAGCTTGGCGAATGGTTTGAGCAAGGTCTGCAACAGTGGGATATCTCTCGTGATGCGCCTTATTTTGGCTTTGAGATCCCAGATGCACCAGGTAAGTTTTTCTATGTCTGGTTAGACGCACCAATCGGCTACATGGGTTCATTTAAAAACCTATGTAATAAGCGTGACGACCTAAACTTTGACGAGTTCTGGAGCAAAGATTCAACGGCTGAAGTGTATCACTTCATCGGTAAAGATATCGTTTACTTCCACAGCCTATTCTGGCCAGCAATGCTTGAAGGTGCAGGGTTACGTAAGCCAACCAGTGTTTATGCACACGGCTATGTCACGGTAAACGGCGCTAAGATGTCAAAGTCTAAAGGTACTTTCATTAAAGCCCGTACTTACTTAGATAATCTAGATCCAGAATATCTACGTTACTACTATGCAGCTAAGCTCAGCAGCAGAATCGATGATTTAGACTTAAATCTTGAAGATTTCGCCCAGCGTGTTAACTCAGACTTAGTGGGCAAATTGGTTAACTTAGCATCACGTACCGCTGGCTTTATTAGTAAGCGTTTTGGTGGCAAGCTGGCTAAAATCGCCGATACCAGCCTGACGACAAGTTTCTTAGCCAAACAAGAAATCATCGCTAACTTCTACGAGACTCGTGAATACGGCAAAGCGATGCGTGAAATCATGGCGCTTGCTGATATTGCTAATGCTTACGTGGCAGATTCAGCTCCATGGCAGTTAATTAAAGAAGAAGATAAGCAAGAAGAAGCACATCAAGTTTGCAGCAATGCACTTAACCTGTTCCGGATCTTGGTGACTTATCTTAAGCCTGTGTTACCTAAGCTTGCTCAAGATGTTGAAGCTTTCCTACAGATGGAATTGACTTGGGACAATTTAGATATCGATCTTGCTGGTCACGAAATTGCTAAATTCAAAGCCTTGATGCAGCGCGTTGAGATGAAGAGCATCGAAGCGATTATTGAAGCGTCTAAAGAAAACCTTCAAGTCACTGCTGAACCTGAAGTTAAAAAAGAAGTTAAGACACCGCTTGAGCAAGATCCTATCTTAGATGAAATCAGCTTCGATGATTTCGCTAAGATTGATCTGCGTATCGCGCGTATCGCCAAGGCTGAGCACGTAAAAGAGGCGAACAAGCTTTTACGTCTTGAGCTAGATTTAGGCGGCGAAACTAAGCAAGTATTTGCTGGTATAAAGTCGGCTTATGCTCCTGAAGATCTCGAAGGCAAGCTAACCGTTATGGTGGCAAACCTTGCACCGCGTCAAATGCGCTTTGGTGTGTCAGAAGGCATGGTATTAGCAGCAGGTCCTGGTGGTAAAGATCTTTGGATCATGGAGCCTCACGAAGGCGCCCAACCGGGTATGAAAGTAAAATAG